A part of Olleya sp. Bg11-27 genomic DNA contains:
- a CDS encoding glycosyltransferase family 2 protein: MKNISVIIINYNTASYTLECIQSVIKYTDVTISYDIIVVDNNSDIKDFKLLKNNFPTQDNISLHRSNINTGFGGGNMFGAQFAKSDYLLFLNNDAMLKNDCLSILFNYMENNLNVGVATAQNYDEHDKHVASFDHDKGIRKLLLGRGFLEKHNPQKYPKRKKQYETPLTVNFVNGAFMFFRSSVFAEVGGFDTNIFLYFEEMDICFRMRNLGFSSVLIPEAKILHYQGVSTGMSKLISKEGFLSHIYVIKKNYSYAKYIFIRYYYTTTFLIKPKKWFLLPLILKGASITNSLKQSQKINF, from the coding sequence ATGAAAAACATTTCTGTAATTATAATAAATTATAACACTGCATCATATACTTTAGAATGCATACAATCTGTCATTAAATATACTGATGTTACGATCAGTTATGACATTATTGTTGTCGACAACAATTCTGATATAAAAGATTTTAAACTTTTAAAGAACAACTTCCCAACACAAGATAACATTTCATTGCACAGAAGCAATATTAATACCGGTTTTGGAGGTGGAAATATGTTTGGCGCCCAATTTGCAAAATCGGATTATTTACTATTTTTAAATAATGATGCTATGCTTAAAAATGATTGTTTAAGCATCTTATTTAATTACATGGAAAACAACCTAAACGTTGGTGTTGCAACTGCTCAAAACTACGATGAACATGATAAACATGTAGCGTCATTTGATCACGATAAAGGCATAAGAAAACTTCTTTTAGGACGAGGGTTTTTAGAAAAACATAATCCTCAAAAATATCCGAAACGAAAAAAACAATATGAAACCCCTTTAACTGTAAATTTTGTAAATGGGGCTTTTATGTTTTTTAGGTCTTCTGTATTTGCAGAGGTCGGTGGTTTTGATACTAATATTTTTCTCTATTTTGAAGAAATGGATATTTGCTTCAGAATGAGAAACCTTGGTTTTTCTAGCGTATTAATTCCTGAAGCAAAAATTTTACATTATCAAGGTGTTAGCACTGGAATGTCAAAACTAATTAGCAAAGAAGGTTTTTTGTCTCATATTTATGTAATCAAAAAAAACTACTCTTACGCTAAATACATATTTATCAGATATTACTATACTACTACCTTTTTAATAAAACCTAAAAAATGGTTTTTATTACCATTGATTTTAAAAGGTGCTTCAATCACTAACAGTCTTAAACAAAGCCAGAAAATTAATTTTTAA
- a CDS encoding DapH/DapD/GlmU-related protein: MNNKDIYLIGVGNYTEVIIELARDCGFTVKGLYHYNSDRIGEELLGVKIIDSTDNLYNSNLNGRQFAVTIGENKLRSDIGSKIRSFGGETPNLTHPSAFIYDSATLGQGCFIHLNAVIWTRATLGDDCIISPNGMIAHHASIGDGCSVAPFSVVGAYCKIGKRVLFGINSIILSKSLTLGDDCIVGAKANVTKSYPEKCVLVGNPARKIKDLK; this comes from the coding sequence ATGAATAATAAAGATATTTATTTAATTGGAGTGGGTAATTACACGGAAGTTATTATCGAATTAGCTAGAGATTGTGGTTTTACCGTAAAAGGTTTATACCATTATAATTCTGATAGAATTGGAGAAGAACTATTAGGTGTGAAGATTATTGATTCGACAGATAATTTATATAACTCTAATTTAAACGGAAGACAATTTGCGGTTACCATAGGTGAAAACAAATTGAGAAGTGATATTGGTTCTAAAATAAGAAGTTTTGGAGGAGAAACACCAAACCTTACTCATCCAAGTGCGTTTATATATGATTCTGCAACTTTGGGACAAGGTTGTTTTATCCATTTAAATGCTGTGATTTGGACTCGAGCAACTTTAGGAGATGATTGTATTATTAGCCCTAATGGTATGATCGCGCACCATGCGTCTATAGGAGATGGCTGTTCAGTAGCTCCTTTTTCTGTAGTTGGTGCCTATTGTAAGATAGGCAAACGTGTGCTTTTTGGTATTAATTCAATTATATTATCAAAATCACTAACTCTTGGTGATGATTGCATCGTTGGAGCAAAAGCAAATGTTACAAAATCTTACCCAGAAAAATGCGTGCTTGTTGGAAATCCGGCAAGAAAAATAAAAGACTTAAAATAA
- a CDS encoding lipopolysaccharide kinase InaA family protein: MKSFKIPNVFNSFVYKYIRPTKAKRSFEYANKLIYCDISTPFPIAYIENTSVFGLKTSYYISKHIDYDFEFRALIHNPKFPERVKILQQFAAFTFKLHDNNIDFLDHSPGNTLITKDNTGYNFFLIDLNRMRFKPMTFNNRMHNFRRLWLSKSMVKTLSEAYAQLYNTSYQETYDLMLKHSRAFQLKINSKKLRRSGRKMQFKK; encoded by the coding sequence GTGAAGTCCTTTAAAATACCAAATGTCTTTAATAGTTTTGTGTATAAATATATACGCCCAACTAAGGCGAAACGTTCTTTTGAATATGCTAATAAGCTAATTTATTGCGATATATCAACACCTTTTCCAATAGCTTACATAGAAAACACGTCTGTTTTTGGATTAAAAACGAGTTATTATATTAGTAAACATATCGATTATGATTTTGAGTTTAGAGCATTAATACACAACCCGAAATTTCCGGAACGCGTTAAAATATTGCAACAATTTGCAGCATTTACTTTTAAATTACACGACAATAATATTGATTTTTTAGACCATTCACCTGGTAATACTCTAATAACAAAGGATAATACTGGTTATAATTTCTTTCTAATTGATTTAAACAGAATGCGCTTTAAACCAATGACTTTTAATAACCGAATGCATAATTTTAGACGCTTATGGTTATCTAAAAGTATGGTTAAGACATTATCTGAAGCGTATGCCCAACTTTATAATACGTCCTATCAAGAAACTTATGACTTAATGTTGAAGCATAGCAGAGCATTTCAATTAAAAATAAATAGTAAAAAATTAAGACGTAGCGGAAGAAAAATGCAGTTTAAAAAATAA
- a CDS encoding glycosyltransferase family 4 protein codes for MKHVFLESHNIKNQFNGFGQFNYHLIKGLQNANITDFKMTLHAKDTNSLKDQFGNYFDYKTYRSISRKPLFRIRKKYDVWHSLNQNIKIEPYHKIPYVLTVHDVNFISEVSKDLNHDTNKRFIEKLNRSSAITYISEFAKTATHQHFNVPKVPEYVIYNGNPITTLLDLKNTKIKPVSDRPYLFFIGGLTQRKNVHTLVQMLEHLPDYDLILAGDTSDSYVNTTLSQAISKTRTTNRVHMIGTINTEQKQYYLQNCSAFVFPSLLEGFGIPPIEAMRFGKPVFLSNLTSLPEIGGDQAFYWDNFDPKAMSEVFIKGMTSFESNKTNYSKASIKRALSFDWNTSAKQYADVYRSLL; via the coding sequence ATGAAACACGTATTTTTAGAATCCCACAATATTAAAAATCAGTTTAATGGTTTTGGACAATTTAATTACCATTTAATTAAAGGGTTACAGAATGCAAATATTACAGATTTTAAAATGACGTTGCATGCCAAGGACACTAATTCCTTAAAAGATCAATTTGGTAACTATTTTGATTATAAAACATACCGATCTATATCTAGAAAACCATTATTTCGTATTCGTAAAAAGTATGATGTTTGGCATTCTTTAAATCAAAATATAAAAATAGAACCTTATCATAAAATCCCTTATGTATTAACGGTACATGATGTCAATTTTATAAGTGAAGTTTCAAAAGATCTAAATCACGACACAAATAAACGTTTTATAGAGAAGCTAAACAGAAGTTCTGCCATTACCTATATTTCTGAATTCGCAAAAACAGCTACACATCAACATTTTAATGTACCTAAAGTCCCTGAATATGTAATTTATAACGGCAATCCCATTACTACTCTTTTGGACTTGAAAAATACTAAAATCAAACCAGTATCGGACAGACCATATTTATTTTTTATTGGCGGATTAACACAAAGAAAAAACGTACATACCTTGGTACAAATGTTAGAACATTTACCTGATTATGATTTAATTTTAGCTGGTGACACGTCGGATAGTTATGTAAATACAACCTTATCTCAAGCCATTTCAAAAACAAGAACCACTAATCGTGTTCACATGATAGGGACAATAAATACTGAACAAAAACAGTATTACCTACAGAATTGTAGTGCTTTTGTATTTCCATCATTACTTGAAGGTTTTGGAATCCCTCCGATTGAAGCCATGCGCTTTGGTAAACCTGTATTTTTATCTAATTTAACCTCACTCCCAGAAATTGGAGGAGACCAAGCTTTTTATTGGGATAATTTTGATCCTAAAGCAATGTCTGAGGTTTTTATTAAAGGAATGACTTCTTTTGAATCCAATAAAACAAACTACAGCAAAGCTTCTATAAAACGTGCTTTAAGCTTTGATTGGAATACTTCTGCCAAACAGTACGCTGATGTCTATAGAAGTTTACTTTAA
- a CDS encoding glycosyltransferase family 2 protein, which produces MKPLLTVCCTSFNHGKYLRETLDGFLAQKTDFPIEIIIHDDASTDNCAAIIKEYAAKDNRIITILQTVNQYSQKIKPWHSYVFPKARGKYLALCEGDDYWTDPLKLQKQVDFLEANEDFAICFHDAKIYDETLKVLKGDDITDTEKEEFDLNDLSNGNFIHTPTVILRNDFTLPKDFGSLPIGDWPMYMLMLKQRKIKRISEEMAVYRVHSESSWSSKSLAFRLEKTIVTIEYLLEKVTLDKKQRSILTTTLNRLKRKVKKLNPSAFKKLKINFLALFKTVSD; this is translated from the coding sequence ATGAAACCATTATTAACTGTTTGTTGCACTTCTTTTAATCACGGAAAATATTTAAGAGAAACCTTAGATGGTTTTTTAGCTCAAAAGACCGATTTTCCTATAGAAATTATTATTCATGATGATGCTTCTACAGATAATTGTGCAGCTATTATTAAAGAATATGCTGCAAAAGATAATAGGATAATTACTATTCTTCAGACTGTAAATCAATATTCGCAAAAAATTAAACCTTGGCATAGTTATGTTTTTCCTAAAGCTAGGGGTAAGTATTTGGCGTTGTGTGAAGGCGATGATTATTGGACAGACCCTTTAAAGCTTCAGAAACAAGTTGATTTTCTAGAGGCCAATGAGGATTTTGCCATTTGTTTTCATGATGCTAAAATATATGATGAAACCTTAAAAGTTCTAAAAGGAGATGATATTACAGATACAGAGAAAGAAGAGTTTGATTTAAACGACTTGTCTAATGGTAATTTTATACATACACCAACAGTTATTTTGAGAAATGATTTTACATTACCTAAAGATTTTGGCTCTCTACCAATAGGGGATTGGCCTATGTATATGTTGATGTTAAAGCAAAGAAAAATTAAAAGAATTAGTGAAGAAATGGCTGTTTATCGTGTGCATAGTGAAAGTTCTTGGTCATCTAAATCGTTGGCTTTTAGATTAGAAAAAACTATTGTTACCATAGAGTACTTATTAGAAAAAGTAACTTTAGACAAAAAACAACGGTCAATATTAACAACGACTTTGAATCGGTTGAAACGGAAAGTGAAAAAACTTAATCCTTCAGCATTTAAAAAATTAAAAATTAATTTTCTGGCTTTGTTTAAGACTGTTAGTGATTGA
- a CDS encoding glycosyltransferase family 2 protein: MISALAITYNEAHNIERYIKSLSFADEIIIVDSFSTDATEAIAKQHNVTFIKRVFDDFSSQKNYAISLAKHDWVTFFDLDEVIPEALSKELITTVESTPKEKAFLVNRDYHFMGKRIKYSGFQTDIAVRLFDKNHCKYNGQLVHEAIKTSAPIGKLKHHLKHQTYTDFDNYNQKLTQYSKLQAEALFKKNVRPNLYHFLFRPWYRFMHQYFFRFGFLDGKEGFIICYVHAFSVFKRYIQLWTMYRNID, translated from the coding sequence ATGATAAGCGCTCTAGCTATTACATATAACGAAGCACATAATATAGAACGCTATATTAAAAGCTTGTCTTTTGCAGATGAAATTATCATCGTAGACTCTTTTAGTACGGATGCGACTGAAGCTATTGCCAAACAACATAATGTCACTTTTATAAAACGAGTGTTTGACGATTTTTCTTCTCAAAAAAACTATGCTATTAGTTTAGCCAAACATGACTGGGTCACCTTTTTTGATTTAGACGAAGTCATACCGGAAGCGTTATCTAAAGAGCTTATTACAACGGTTGAATCTACTCCTAAAGAAAAAGCCTTTCTAGTAAATCGCGATTACCATTTTATGGGTAAACGCATAAAATACAGTGGTTTTCAAACCGATATTGCCGTTAGGTTGTTTGATAAAAACCATTGTAAATATAACGGACAATTAGTTCATGAAGCAATAAAAACCTCAGCTCCCATTGGAAAACTCAAACATCATCTCAAGCATCAAACCTATACAGATTTTGACAACTACAACCAAAAACTAACCCAATATAGTAAACTACAAGCCGAGGCTTTATTTAAGAAAAATGTACGCCCAAATTTATATCATTTTCTATTTAGACCATGGTATCGATTTATGCACCAATACTTTTTTAGATTTGGTTTTTTAGACGGTAAAGAAGGGTTTATTATTTGTTATGTCCATGCGTTTTCAGTATTTAAACGCTATATACAATTATGGACTATGTATCGTAATATAGACTAA
- a CDS encoding polysaccharide deacetylase family protein has protein sequence MSKLPILMYHSVSTQSTESKGLTIDVKILEEQLLYLKSEGYTTLHFKDLQGFKSTKDFPKKAVIITFDDVYVNQLNLAYPLFVKHNLKACFYIPFKYVNGVNTWDAGVTPIMSVPQLQSLDDAVIELGLHSFAHQRYDQLSIEAIQKDFDLCKDFIVENKLNVNNTLAYPYGKYPKTGVEQHAFFKCLKENQIAYGLRIGNRVNTFPFKNHYEIQRLDIKGDDSMKVFQRKLKKGKSWF, from the coding sequence GTGTCAAAATTACCTATTTTAATGTATCACAGCGTATCCACTCAGTCAACTGAGAGTAAAGGGTTAACTATTGATGTCAAAATATTAGAAGAACAGTTATTATATCTTAAATCTGAAGGCTATACGACTTTACATTTTAAAGATTTACAGGGATTTAAATCAACTAAAGATTTCCCTAAAAAAGCGGTGATTATTACATTTGATGACGTGTATGTTAATCAATTAAATTTAGCATATCCTTTGTTTGTAAAACATAATTTGAAAGCCTGTTTTTATATTCCGTTTAAATATGTAAATGGTGTTAATACATGGGATGCAGGAGTGACTCCTATTATGTCAGTACCGCAATTACAATCTTTAGATGATGCTGTTATCGAGTTAGGTTTGCATAGTTTTGCACATCAGCGTTATGATCAGTTGTCCATTGAGGCTATTCAAAAGGACTTTGATTTATGTAAAGATTTTATAGTCGAAAATAAATTAAATGTGAATAACACTTTAGCATATCCCTATGGTAAATATCCGAAAACAGGAGTGGAACAACATGCTTTTTTTAAGTGCCTAAAGGAGAATCAAATTGCTTATGGTTTACGAATAGGTAATAGAGTGAATACATTTCCGTTTAAAAATCACTACGAAATTCAACGTTTGGATATTAAAGGGGATGATAGTATGAAAGTGTTTCAGCGTAAGCTTAAAAAAGGAAAAAGTTGGTTTTGA
- a CDS encoding DegT/DnrJ/EryC1/StrS family aminotransferase, whose protein sequence is MKNERINVTKTFLPKQIEYQKILSRSWDKSWITNRGELVLELENKIKRQYNISNILATTNGTLPLQIAIKGLGLKGEIITTPFSYVATTSSIIWEGCKPIFVDIDEDSFNIDYLKIEAAITSKTSAILATHVFGNPCDIEAIDKIAKKHNLKVIYDAAHCFGVTYNKQSVFEYGDVSTCSFHATKIFHTGEGGALFTKDSALYDKLYSHHNFGHKGTSEFHGLGINAKISELQAAMGLAVFPYLDSIFERRETLYKLYQKELFGKVKFQKIASNCDYNYAYMPVVFKSETHLLEVIEELNNNNVFPRRYFNPSLNTIAYVNGDAMPISESISSRILCLPLYFDLGEENVIRISRLISNTISNE, encoded by the coding sequence ATGAAGAACGAACGAATTAATGTCACTAAAACTTTTTTGCCTAAGCAAATTGAGTATCAAAAAATACTTAGTAGATCTTGGGATAAAAGTTGGATTACCAATAGAGGTGAACTTGTTTTAGAATTAGAAAATAAGATAAAAAGGCAATATAATATTTCTAATATTCTTGCCACTACAAATGGAACATTACCGTTGCAAATAGCTATTAAAGGTTTGGGGTTAAAAGGAGAGATAATTACGACTCCTTTTAGTTATGTAGCAACAACTTCTAGTATAATTTGGGAAGGGTGTAAACCTATTTTTGTTGATATAGATGAAGATTCGTTCAATATCGATTATTTAAAAATTGAAGCGGCAATTACGTCAAAAACTTCTGCTATTTTGGCAACTCATGTTTTTGGTAATCCTTGTGATATAGAAGCAATAGATAAGATAGCAAAAAAACATAATTTAAAAGTTATATATGATGCTGCACATTGTTTTGGTGTAACTTATAATAAACAGTCTGTTTTTGAATATGGAGATGTAAGTACTTGTAGTTTTCATGCTACTAAAATATTTCATACAGGAGAAGGTGGGGCTTTGTTTACAAAGGATTCTGCTTTATATGATAAACTATATTCTCATCATAATTTTGGGCATAAGGGGACTTCTGAATTTCATGGGTTAGGCATAAATGCTAAAATTAGTGAACTACAAGCAGCAATGGGATTGGCTGTTTTTCCTTATTTAGATTCAATTTTTGAAAGAAGAGAAACACTTTATAAATTATACCAAAAAGAACTATTTGGAAAAGTTAAGTTTCAAAAGATAGCAAGTAATTGTGATTATAATTACGCTTACATGCCAGTTGTTTTTAAATCTGAAACTCATTTACTTGAGGTTATTGAGGAGTTGAATAACAACAATGTCTTTCCAAGACGTTATTTTAACCCTTCTTTAAATACGATCGCTTATGTTAATGGTGATGCAATGCCAATTTCAGAATCTATATCTAGCAGAATTTTATGCTTGCCATTGTATTTTGATTTAGGAGAGGAAAATGTAATAAGAATAAGTCGCTTAATAAGTAACACTATTTCAAATGAATAA
- a CDS encoding L-threonylcarbamoyladenylate synthase, protein MREEIEKAIETLKQGGLILYPTDTVWGIGCDATNANAVQKVYKLKQREDDKALICLVNNYSMLERHVDNVPKIAYTILDIADKPTTVIYDAPAGIAENLVAKDNTLAIRIVNHDFCEKLIKYFGKPIVSTSANISGQPTPKSFKEISEAVLKGVDYVVNLHQQKNGGNPSTIIKLSNSGQVKVIRE, encoded by the coding sequence ATGAGAGAAGAAATAGAAAAAGCAATTGAAACCCTTAAACAAGGTGGTTTAATTTTATATCCAACGGACACTGTTTGGGGAATAGGATGCGACGCTACAAATGCTAATGCTGTCCAAAAAGTCTACAAGCTAAAGCAACGCGAAGATGACAAGGCACTAATATGCTTAGTTAATAATTATAGTATGCTAGAAAGACATGTGGACAATGTACCAAAAATAGCATATACAATTTTAGATATTGCGGACAAACCAACAACCGTAATCTATGATGCCCCAGCTGGTATTGCAGAAAATTTGGTAGCAAAAGACAACACATTGGCGATTAGAATAGTTAATCATGATTTTTGCGAAAAATTGATAAAATATTTTGGAAAACCAATTGTATCCACCTCTGCAAATATAAGTGGTCAACCGACACCAAAATCCTTTAAAGAAATTAGCGAAGCTGTTTTAAAAGGTGTGGATTATGTCGTAAATTTGCACCAACAAAAAAATGGAGGAAATCCTTCTACTATTATAAAACTAAGTAATAGTGGACAAGTTAAAGTTATTCGTGAGTAA
- a CDS encoding glycosyltransferase family 2 protein, producing the protein MNAITVIIPTYNEEAYIAQAIQSVAFASQIIVVDSNSKDNTVQIAKQMGCEVYLRAFDNFSNQKNHALQYATGDWILFVDADERIPFALQQEIFEAITSNRHAGYKLNFPHFYMNRFLYHHSDNVTRLVKRNNCKFEGLVHEKLIIEGTIGQLKNPVLHFTYKGLLHYISKKDSYAWFQAEQMLKKGKKATYFHLAFKPFYRFFSSYILRRGFMDGIPGLTVASVNAYGVFSRYVKLMLLQKGIK; encoded by the coding sequence ATGAATGCTATTACCGTAATTATACCCACATACAACGAGGAAGCCTACATTGCGCAAGCAATCCAATCGGTTGCCTTTGCTTCGCAAATTATTGTCGTAGACTCTAATAGCAAAGATAACACAGTCCAAATAGCTAAACAAATGGGCTGCGAAGTCTATTTAAGAGCGTTTGATAATTTTTCTAATCAAAAAAATCATGCCTTGCAATACGCAACGGGTGACTGGATTTTATTTGTTGATGCAGACGAACGTATTCCTTTTGCTTTACAACAAGAAATTTTTGAAGCAATAACTAGCAATAGACACGCCGGATACAAGCTTAACTTCCCGCATTTTTATATGAATCGCTTTTTATATCACCATAGTGATAATGTGACGCGATTAGTAAAACGTAATAATTGTAAGTTTGAAGGTTTAGTACATGAAAAATTGATTATTGAAGGGACTATCGGACAACTTAAAAATCCTGTACTTCATTTTACTTACAAAGGGTTACTCCATTATATCAGCAAAAAAGACAGCTATGCTTGGTTTCAGGCAGAACAAATGCTTAAAAAGGGTAAAAAAGCGACCTATTTCCACTTAGCTTTCAAGCCGTTTTATCGCTTTTTTAGCAGCTATATTTTACGTCGTGGTTTTATGGATGGGATCCCTGGATTAACTGTTGCAAGCGTTAATGCTTATGGCGTATTTTCAAGATATGTAAAACTGATGTTATTACAAAAAGGAATTAAGTAA
- a CDS encoding glycosyltransferase family 9 protein produces the protein MKKILVIQNKRIGDVLIASVIAQNMKSVYPDSQIDYLVYDFTVGVIENNPSIDNIIAINEKDLKQFLVMKRLIKRIKKTKYDIIFDPYSKLQSRLICYFSGAKMRIGFQKRGRNPWFKFYTHTVPLLEQKTHISGKAIEDRINMFNSFFPLPENKIDYEPHIFLTDKEKQYNKLDKYNKPAIMLGILGSTPQKSMPYDYIVTIIDHITSCFNVNVLFNYAPNQKEDALSIYEQCQNKDHIIIDIYEDSIRGFITLMNKCELLVGNEGGIVHISKALDKPTFTIFSPYVLKEHWASFEDGKKHTSIHLLEEKPNLFDEFSVEQRRKIEENPSELYHMLTPEMILNKLTPFLDLQLKAYKN, from the coding sequence ATGAAAAAAATTCTTGTAATACAAAATAAACGTATTGGTGATGTGTTAATAGCTTCAGTTATTGCTCAAAATATGAAATCAGTTTATCCTGATAGTCAAATTGATTATTTAGTGTATGATTTTACTGTTGGTGTTATCGAAAATAATCCAAGTATTGATAATATTATTGCCATTAATGAAAAAGACTTAAAACAGTTTCTAGTTATGAAACGCTTAATTAAGCGTATTAAAAAAACTAAATATGATATTATTTTTGACCCCTACTCTAAACTGCAAAGCAGACTGATTTGTTATTTTTCTGGAGCAAAAATGCGTATTGGCTTTCAGAAAAGAGGAAGAAATCCTTGGTTTAAATTCTATACACATACAGTGCCGTTATTAGAACAAAAAACACATATAAGCGGTAAGGCTATTGAAGACAGAATTAATATGTTTAATTCCTTTTTTCCTTTACCTGAAAACAAAATAGATTACGAGCCACATATTTTTTTAACCGATAAAGAAAAACAATATAATAAGCTAGATAAATACAACAAACCTGCTATTATGTTAGGCATTTTAGGAAGTACACCTCAAAAATCAATGCCCTACGATTATATTGTTACCATAATTGACCACATTACGTCTTGCTTTAACGTAAACGTCCTGTTTAACTATGCTCCAAATCAAAAAGAAGATGCTTTAAGTATTTATGAGCAATGTCAAAATAAAGACCATATTATCATAGATATTTACGAAGACAGTATTAGAGGGTTTATTACCTTAATGAATAAATGTGAATTACTTGTTGGTAACGAAGGGGGTATCGTCCATATTTCAAAAGCATTAGACAAGCCAACCTTTACCATCTTTTCTCCTTATGTTTTAAAAGAACATTGGGCTAGTTTTGAAGATGGCAAAAAACATACTTCTATCCATTTGTTAGAGGAAAAGCCTAATTTATTTGACGAATTTAGTGTAGAACAACGTCGTAAAATAGAAGAAAATCCGTCAGAACTATATCATATGCTGACTCCGGAAATGATATTAAATAAATTAACACCTTTCTTAGATTTACAGTTAAAAGCTTATAAAAACTAA
- a CDS encoding glycosyltransferase family 2 protein encodes MKIDTSIIISTYNSPEWLAKVLYGYNNQSYRNFEIVIADDGSRQETIDLIETIKAEVFYPIIHVWHEDNGFQKSEILNKAILQCTSEYIIMSDGDCIPRKDFVEVHVKERELGYFLSGGYFMLPMGISKAITKEDIYKANCFNLKWLKKNGLKASFKNNKLTATGLKSSILNTVTPTNASWNGHNASGWKKDIVAVNGLDERMQYGGQDRELGERLINLGVKSKQIRYSAICIHLDHKRGYKNEDSIAKNRAIRDITKNEKKAWTDFGIVKKE; translated from the coding sequence ATGAAAATAGATACTTCAATAATAATAAGCACCTATAATTCGCCTGAATGGTTAGCAAAAGTCCTTTACGGTTATAATAACCAATCGTATCGTAATTTTGAAATTGTAATAGCGGATGATGGTTCCAGACAAGAGACTATAGATCTAATAGAAACGATAAAGGCAGAAGTGTTTTATCCTATTATACATGTTTGGCATGAAGACAATGGCTTTCAGAAGTCGGAGATTTTAAATAAAGCCATATTACAATGCACATCAGAGTATATTATAATGTCAGATGGTGATTGTATTCCTCGTAAAGATTTTGTTGAAGTCCATGTTAAGGAGAGAGAACTAGGTTACTTTTTATCTGGTGGTTATTTTATGTTACCAATGGGAATATCAAAAGCTATTACCAAAGAGGATATTTATAAAGCCAATTGTTTTAATTTAAAATGGCTAAAAAAGAATGGTTTAAAAGCCTCTTTTAAAAATAATAAATTGACTGCTACAGGTCTCAAGTCTTCAATTTTAAATACAGTTACACCAACAAATGCCAGTTGGAATGGACATAATGCTTCTGGTTGGAAAAAAGATATTGTCGCCGTGAATGGTCTAGACGAACGTATGCAGTATGGTGGTCAAGATCGCGAACTTGGTGAGCGTTTAATAAATTTAGGTGTAAAAAGTAAGCAAATTAGGTATTCGGCGATCTGTATTCATTTGGACCACAAGCGTGGTTATAAAAATGAAGATTCGATTGCTAAGAACAGAGCGATTAGAGATATTACTAAAAACGAGAAAAAGGCTTGGACCGATTTTGGAATAGTAAAAAAAGAGTAG